TCTAGTTCAAAAACGgtacattttgaataatctggtctgaaagaaaatttcaaaatttcaagtgttgCAGCAATTCCACAATGAAAACTGTCTCGTCATCGTTTTATAAATGGTAAGGTTCCTAGGATGTCCTGGTCCGAATACCCTTCTTTCTGATTCAAACAGCACACCGAAATGGAGCAGATGTACTGGATCTGACCTGACACCTTGTCCCTTTTGTGGTACACTCTGCTTAAATCCACCTATTGCACCAGCGAATACGACCAAACAGTGCGAAAACCCTTATTGTAACTGCTGCCTCAAATCTTCCGTTTCTGAACCTGTAGTGGACTCAGGAAATTGCTTGTGTTGTAGAACACAAGTGGCTAGTGAAAACAAGTATTTTTTCCCAACAGAATACTATCGATGCCCTTGGTGTACTGGAGGAATCATGATTCATAGGAGCGAAGTACCGAAATATGAGAATAACGTTTATCAGCAACATTCTGGGAATGATCAGCGAATGATGAATCAAAAGAACTGTTGTTTTTGCCCGTGTTGTACAAGGGTGCAGTCTAGTGTTCTTATAAATCCTAACGCAACAACCATAACTAACAACATGAGAACACATTGTCCGAATTGCTCGAACTGCCCCTGTAACATGCATAAGAATCATGCTGAAATGCAACCTAAGGTCCATCAGAACATCGTAACTCAAAAACCTATTGATAAAGTTGTTGAATGTAAACCAAAGAGATCCTTCGTCCTAATTGGAGGAAAAATGGTCTCTTGTGGTTGTGCCAGAAGAAATGGTTTGCAGGATGAGTGTGTAATATGATTTGCAAAAACAGAatgcaata
Above is a window of Coccinella septempunctata chromosome 5, icCocSept1.1, whole genome shotgun sequence DNA encoding:
- the LOC123313668 gene encoding uncharacterized protein LOC123313668, producing MKTVSSSFYKCTPKWSRCTGSDLTPCPFCGTLCLNPPIAPANTTKQCENPYCNCCLKSSVSEPVVDSGNCLCCRTQVASENKYFFPTEYYRCPWCTGGIMIHRSEVPKYENNVYQQHSGNDQRMMNQKNCCFCPCCTRVQSSVLINPNATTITNNMRTHCPNCSNCPCNMHKNHAEMQPKVHQNIVTQKPIDKVVECKPKRSFVLIGGKMVSCGCARRNGLQDECVI